In the Nocardia asteroides genome, GGCAAGGGCGTCTGGGTCTAGCGGCAGGCGAACGGGTAGCAGTTGCCCGGCTGGCTCGGGATGGTCGTGTTGGTGTGCGGCCGGTCGCTGGAGTTGCCGCCGCCGAGCATGATGGCGAGCACGATGGCGATCACCACCACCAGCAGCACGCCGATGAAGGCGCGGATCAGCCAGCGCTGCAGGCCGTCCCCGCCGCTGTTGGTGGCGGCCGCCTCGGTGGTCTCCACCGCGATGTACGTACTGCCGCCGCGTCCCCAGATCATGCCGCACCTCGATCTCGTTGCCGGGCCGTCCCTTTGAACAGCTTACGGCCCGAATACCCCCGTGCGGGACCGGAAATCGCCGGTTCAGCCCCGGCTGGCGCAGAGCAGGCCGTCACCGACCGGGATGAGCACGCTGGTCAGCCGCGGATCCTCGGCGACCGCGCGCAGCGCGGCGCGCACCGCGTGCGTGGTGGCATCGCGCTGCGCCGGGTCCGGCACCCGGCCGCCGAGCAGCGCGTTGTGCAGCAGGATGGCGCCGCCGTCGCGGAGCAGCCGCACGCCCTCCGCCACGTATTGCGGGTGCTCGATCGGCGCGGCGTCGACGAAGACCAGGTCGTAGGCGCCGTCGGCGAGCCGGGGCAGCACGTCGAGCGCGCGGCCGTTGATCAGCCTGGTGCGCGCGGTGGGGATCTCCGCGGCGCGGAACGCCTCCTTGGCGGCGCGCTGGTACTCGTACTCCGGGTCGATGGTGGTCAGCGTGCCGTCCTCGCGCATGCCGTCCAGCAACCACAACCCGCTGATGCCTGCCCCGGTGCCGACCTCGACCACCGCGCGGGCGGCGAGCAGCTGGGCGTACATGCTCAGCAGCGCGCCCACCGACGGCGGCACCGGTGCCACGCCGAGCTCGAGTGCCCGTTCGCGGGCGCCGACGAGGATCTCGTCCTCCACGACCGAGTCCTCGACGTAGGCGAGGGTGCGCTCCAGGTTCGATGCCACGACCATGAGGCTAATGCGGACCAGGCGGTACCGGGTCGCTCCACGCGCCCGCGCGATTTTCTCAGCTCACCCTCAGCCTCTATA is a window encoding:
- a CDS encoding O-methyltransferase, producing the protein MVVASNLERTLAYVEDSVVEDEILVGARERALELGVAPVPPSVGALLSMYAQLLAARAVVEVGTGAGISGLWLLDGMREDGTLTTIDPEYEYQRAAKEAFRAAEIPTARTRLINGRALDVLPRLADGAYDLVFVDAAPIEHPQYVAEGVRLLRDGGAILLHNALLGGRVPDPAQRDATTHAVRAALRAVAEDPRLTSVLIPVGDGLLCASRG